GCCGTTTCGGCTGGCGGACGCTGGTAGAAACCGGCTTCAGCCATTTCAGCTTCGACAGCAGCAATCTGCTGCTCCTTGGCGTCGATGTCTCCCGGCAGGGCTTCCAGCTCACGCTGAAGCTTGTAGCTCAGTTTCTTCTTCGCAGCCGGGGCCGCAGCGACCGGCGCGGCAACCGGGGCCGGTTCGGCAGTGACCACCGCCGAGTTCAGGTCGGCCTTGCCGGATTTGCTTTCGGTCACGCCCAGCAGGCGCGGCGAACCACCCTGGCGGATCCAGTCCTGATAGCCGCCGACGTATTCGCGAACCTTGCCCTCACCTTCGAAGACCAGGGTGCTGGTCACCACGTTGTCGAGGAATGCCCGGTCGTGGCTGACCATCAGCACGGTGCCGTTGAAGGTCAGCAGCACCTCTTCGAGCAGTTCGAGGGTTTCCACATCAAGGTCGTTGGTCGGTTCGTCGAGCACCAGCAGGTTTGCTGGCTTGCTGAACAGTTTGGCCAGCAGCAGGCGCGCACGCTCGCCACCGGACAGCGCCTTCACCGGCGTGCGGGCACGCTGCGGGCTGAACAGGAAGTCGCCGAGATAGCTCAGCACGTGGCGGCTCTGGCCATTGATATCGATGAAATCGCGACCTTCGGCGACGTTGTCGACCACGGTCTTTTCCAGATCCAGCTGATGGCGCAACTGGTCGAAGTAAGCCACGTCGATCTTGGTGCCCTCTTCCACCTTGCCGCTGGTCGGTTGCAGACCGCTGAGCATCAATTTCAGCAGGGTGGTCTTGCCGGTACCGTTGGCGCCGAGCAGGCCGATACGATCACCGCGCTGCAGCACCATGGAAAAATCGCGGATCAGGAACGGACCGCCCGGGTGCGCGAAACTCACGTTATCCAGCACCATCACCTGCTTGCCGGACTTCTCCGCTGTTTCCAGCTGGATGTTGGCCTTGCCGGTGCGCTCACGACGCTCGCTGCGCTCGACACGCAGGGCCTTCAGCGCACGCACGCGGCCTTCGTTACGGGTGCGACGGGCCTTGATACCCTGACGAATCCACACTTCTTCCTGAGCCAGACGCTTGTCGAACAGCGCGTTGGCGGTTTCTTCAGCGGCC
This genomic window from Pseudomonas kribbensis contains:
- a CDS encoding ATP-binding cassette domain-containing protein; this encodes MTLLKFSDVSLAFGAMPLLDKVSWQIARGERVCIIGRNGTGKSSMMKLVKGDQKPDDGAVWRAPGLKIGELPQELPVADERTVFDVVAEGLDGVGALLAEYHHLSQNIVTDADLEKLMHVQHDLEARDGWRLQTLVDSTLSRLQLPADKTLAELSGGWRRRVLLAQALVSEPDLLLLDEPTNHLDIGAIAWLEEALKDFQGAVLFITHDRSFLQNLATRILELDRGGLIDWNGDYASFLVHKEAELAAEETANALFDKRLAQEEVWIRQGIKARRTRNEGRVRALKALRVERSERRERTGKANIQLETAEKSGKQVMVLDNVSFAHPGGPFLIRDFSMVLQRGDRIGLLGANGTGKTTLLKLMLSGLQPTSGKVEEGTKIDVAYFDQLRHQLDLEKTVVDNVAEGRDFIDINGQSRHVLSYLGDFLFSPQRARTPVKALSGGERARLLLAKLFSKPANLLVLDEPTNDLDVETLELLEEVLLTFNGTVLMVSHDRAFLDNVVTSTLVFEGEGKVREYVGGYQDWIRQGGSPRLLGVTESKSGKADLNSAVVTAEPAPVAAPVAAAPAAKKKLSYKLQRELEALPGDIDAKEQQIAAVEAEMAEAGFYQRPPAETAKVIASLEQLQAELDALVERWAELDA